The following proteins are co-located in the Prionailurus viverrinus isolate Anna chromosome A1, UM_Priviv_1.0, whole genome shotgun sequence genome:
- the LOC125160171 gene encoding zinc finger protein 891-like produces MAARPLPLGTQFQESVTFKDVSADFTWEEWLRLDSAQGNLYEKVMLENYRDLVSLGHRLSKPNVSSQLELEELSQVTKELPACLSPENWCANARSAFFQVFFDVTARLSDHLVFLSCPKSRQESVEDGVLYSALAQPP; encoded by the exons TTTCAGGAGTCAGTGACATTCAAGGATGTGTCTGCAGATTTCACTTGGGAGGAGTGGCTTCGTCTAGATTCTGCTCAGGGGAATCTGTATGAGAAAGTGATGCTGGAGAACTACAGGGACTTGGTTTCACTGG GGCATCGGCTTTCCAAACCAAATGTGAGTTCTCAGCTGGAACTGGAGGAACTGAGCCAGGTGACAAAAGAACTTCCAGCGTGCCTCTCTCCAG AAAACTGGTGTGCAAACGCCAGGTCTGcttttttccaggttttcttcGATGTTACTGCCAGATTAAGTGACCATTTAGTCTTCTTATCCTGTCCAAAATCAAGACAAGAAAGCGTCGAGGACGGGGTGCTATATTCGGCTCTTGCCCAGCCACCATGA